One Pseudomonas sp. FP1742 genomic window carries:
- a CDS encoding patatin-like phospholipase family protein, which yields MKKRVALVLGSGGARGYAHIGVIEEIERRGYDIACIAGCSMGAVVGGIYAAGKLDDYRNWIESLDYLDVLRLVDVSFRLGAIRGEKVFGQIRKIVGEVNIEDLRIPYTAVATDLTNQQEIWFQEGCLHQAMRASAAIPSLFTPVMQGNRMLVDGGILNPLPIVPVVSSHCDLIIAVNLNSTNQRHYQLPVIQRPAAFKTRFDSLISSLGSKLPFRRKQAEQLLLLEKEALMAEAAEINPWIESAEPEAQQPAAAPESNGAPKSATGSFIIDNVGPASLLDLINQSFEVMQTSLAQYKIAGYPPDILINVPKRVCRFFEFYKAPELIALGREIARDTLDRYENERNEDWR from the coding sequence ATGAAAAAGCGTGTCGCACTGGTGTTGGGCTCGGGTGGCGCCCGGGGCTACGCCCATATCGGCGTCATTGAAGAGATCGAACGGCGTGGCTACGACATCGCCTGCATCGCTGGTTGCTCCATGGGCGCGGTGGTCGGCGGGATCTACGCCGCCGGCAAGCTCGATGATTATCGCAACTGGATCGAGAGCCTGGACTACCTCGACGTGTTGCGCCTGGTGGATGTCAGCTTTCGCCTGGGCGCGATTCGCGGGGAGAAGGTCTTCGGGCAGATCCGCAAGATCGTCGGCGAGGTCAACATCGAAGACTTGCGCATTCCCTATACAGCGGTGGCCACAGACCTGACCAACCAGCAGGAAATCTGGTTCCAGGAAGGCTGCCTGCACCAGGCCATGCGCGCCTCGGCGGCAATCCCCAGCCTGTTCACGCCGGTGATGCAGGGCAATCGAATGCTGGTGGACGGCGGTATTCTCAACCCATTGCCGATCGTGCCAGTGGTGTCGAGCCATTGCGACCTGATCATCGCGGTCAACCTCAACTCCACCAACCAGCGTCACTATCAACTGCCGGTGATCCAGCGCCCGGCAGCGTTCAAGACCCGCTTCGACAGCCTGATCAGCTCGCTGGGTTCAAAATTGCCCTTCCGCCGCAAACAGGCGGAGCAATTGCTGCTTCTGGAAAAGGAAGCGTTGATGGCAGAAGCGGCCGAGATCAACCCGTGGATCGAATCCGCCGAGCCCGAAGCCCAGCAACCGGCGGCGGCCCCGGAAAGCAACGGAGCACCGAAGTCCGCCACCGGGTCATTCATCATCGACAACGTCGGGCCAGCGTCCTTGCTGGACCTGATCAACCAGAGTTTCGAGGTGATGCAGACGTCATTGGCACAGTACAAGATTGCCGGGTATCCGCCGGATATCCTGATCAACGTGCCCAAGCGGGTGTGCCGGTTTTTCGAGTTCTACAAGGCGCCGGAGTTGATCGCGCTGGGGCGTGAGATTGCGCGGGATACTTTGGATCGGTATGAAAATGAGCGCAATGAAGATTGGCGGTGA
- a CDS encoding response regulator, protein MSQTATILVIDDEPQIRKFLRISLASQGYKVLEAGTGTEGLAQAALNKPDLLVLDLGLPDMDGQQVLREFREWSTVPVLVLSVRAGEGQKVQALDGGANDYVTKPFGIQEFLARVRALLRQAPMGEAQEAALNFGPLTVDLAYRRVLLDGAEVALTRKEYAVLAQLARHPGRVITQQQLLKDIWGPTHTEDSHYLRIVVGHLRQKLADDPTQPRFIVTEAGVGYRLLSEGSL, encoded by the coding sequence ATGAGCCAGACCGCGACCATTTTGGTCATCGACGACGAACCGCAGATCCGTAAATTCCTGCGCATCAGCCTCGCCTCCCAAGGCTACAAAGTGCTGGAAGCCGGTACCGGCACGGAAGGCCTGGCCCAGGCCGCGCTGAATAAACCTGACCTGTTGGTGCTCGATCTTGGCCTGCCGGACATGGACGGCCAGCAGGTGTTGCGCGAGTTTCGTGAGTGGTCGACGGTGCCGGTGCTGGTGCTCTCGGTGCGCGCCGGCGAAGGGCAGAAAGTCCAGGCGCTGGACGGTGGTGCCAACGACTACGTGACCAAGCCGTTTGGCATCCAGGAATTCCTGGCCCGAGTGCGCGCCTTGCTGCGTCAGGCGCCGATGGGGGAGGCCCAGGAAGCAGCGCTCAATTTCGGCCCGCTCACCGTCGACCTGGCGTATCGCCGGGTGCTATTGGATGGCGCCGAAGTGGCGCTGACGCGCAAGGAATACGCGGTGCTGGCGCAACTGGCGCGGCATCCGGGGCGGGTGATCACCCAGCAGCAATTGCTCAAGGACATCTGGGGGCCGACCCACACCGAAGACAGTCACTATCTGCGCATTGTGGTCGGGCACTTGCGGCAGAAACTGGCGGATGATCCGACCCAGCCACGGTTTATCGTTACCGAGGCGGGAGTGGGGTATCGGTTGTTGAGTGAGGGTAGTCTTTAG
- a CDS encoding sensor histidine kinase KdpD: MSDSGRADALLADLPRDGRGRLKVFLGAAPGVGKTYAMLQAAHTQLRQGVKVLAGVVETHGRAETEALLAGLPQQPLVRSEYRGVMLEEMDLDGLLAAKPKLVLVDELAHTNAPGSRHTKRWQDIQELLAAGIDVFTTVNVQHLESLNDQVRGITGVQVRETLPDWVLQEAYELLLIDLPPRELLERLRDGKVYVPEQARAAIDAFFTQTNLTALRELAMQTAAAQVDNDLAQGYRQLGQAAPAVRGRLLVGVDGDAQAERLVRHASRVAQRRHLPWSLVHVDNGRVRDEQSRLRLQSAQQLAERLGGEVVLLRAGEVAKTLIQHAAERRASLVLVGQSRQRLRRRLFGGGLASRLLRDARGLEINVLDSDHEQHQPRQRSAQSLVWFDYALALVATVLASALAWAVSSVLPLPNISLVFLAAVLLVAVRSSLGPALACAALSFLTYDFLFIPPTFSFSIQREEDVLTLLFFLLMAALTGNLAARQRRQLEALRDTQEETSELLDLSRKLTAATDRQAVVSAAAQHLNGWSDLKLCLLNRDGQSGWKVETGGPLEFSEAERAAADWAWQHDQPAGAGTGTLPFGRWWWWPLSVDDGPLALLGVCAKEGQTLSGQRRRLLTALSQPLAQALARAQLADDLEAARLHGETEQLRSALLASVSHDLRTPLTSMRGSIDSLLALGEAIPLADRRELLEGTRDEAERLDRYIQNLLDMTRLGHGALKLARDWVSPADIVGSALNRLRAVLASLQVITEVPAELPLLYVHAALIEQALVNVLENAARFSPPHGRLELRAGATDSELFFSVSDEGPGIPEEDRAKIFDMFYTAARGDRGGQGTGLGLAICQGMVGAHGGRISVADGIEGRGTCITLHLPLQTQPGLDSEA; the protein is encoded by the coding sequence ATGAGTGATTCCGGCCGCGCCGACGCGCTGTTAGCAGACCTGCCCCGCGATGGCCGTGGCCGGCTCAAGGTGTTCCTTGGCGCCGCTCCGGGGGTCGGCAAGACCTACGCCATGCTCCAGGCCGCCCACACTCAACTGCGCCAGGGCGTGAAAGTCCTGGCCGGGGTGGTTGAAACCCATGGCCGCGCCGAAACCGAAGCACTCCTCGCCGGTTTACCGCAGCAGCCGTTGGTGCGCTCTGAATACCGTGGCGTAATGCTCGAAGAAATGGACCTCGATGGCTTGCTCGCCGCCAAACCGAAACTGGTGCTGGTCGACGAACTGGCCCACACCAATGCCCCTGGCAGCCGTCACACCAAACGCTGGCAAGACATCCAGGAATTGCTGGCTGCCGGCATCGACGTGTTCACCACGGTCAACGTCCAGCATCTGGAAAGCCTCAACGACCAGGTGCGCGGAATCACCGGCGTACAGGTGCGCGAAACCCTGCCGGACTGGGTGTTGCAAGAAGCCTACGAACTGCTGCTGATCGACCTGCCGCCGCGCGAGTTGCTGGAGCGTCTGCGCGACGGCAAAGTCTACGTGCCGGAGCAGGCGCGGGCGGCCATCGATGCGTTCTTCACCCAGACCAATCTCACTGCCCTGCGCGAACTGGCGATGCAAACCGCCGCCGCTCAAGTGGATAACGATCTGGCCCAGGGTTATCGCCAATTGGGCCAGGCCGCGCCAGCGGTGCGCGGTCGCTTGCTGGTGGGGGTCGATGGCGATGCGCAGGCCGAGCGTCTGGTGCGCCATGCCAGTCGTGTCGCCCAGCGGCGGCATCTGCCGTGGAGCCTGGTGCATGTGGACAACGGCCGGGTGCGCGACGAGCAATCGCGCCTGCGCCTGCAAAGTGCCCAGCAGCTGGCCGAACGCCTCGGCGGGGAAGTGGTGCTGCTGCGCGCTGGCGAGGTGGCGAAAACCTTGATTCAACACGCCGCCGAACGTCGCGCCAGCCTGGTGCTGGTGGGCCAGTCACGCCAGCGTTTGCGTCGACGCTTGTTCGGTGGCGGCCTGGCGTCGCGTTTGTTGCGCGATGCTCGCGGGCTGGAAATCAACGTGCTCGACAGCGATCACGAACAGCATCAGCCACGTCAGCGTTCGGCGCAGTCGCTGGTGTGGTTCGATTACGCCTTGGCGCTGGTGGCGACAGTGCTCGCCAGTGCCCTGGCCTGGGCGGTGTCGAGCGTCTTGCCGTTGCCGAACATCTCGTTGGTGTTCCTTGCGGCAGTGTTGCTGGTGGCGGTGCGCAGCAGCCTCGGCCCAGCGTTGGCCTGTGCGGCGCTGTCGTTTCTGACCTATGATTTTCTGTTCATTCCGCCGACGTTCTCCTTCAGCATCCAGCGCGAAGAAGACGTGCTGACCTTGCTGTTCTTCCTGCTGATGGCGGCCCTGACCGGTAACCTTGCAGCGCGGCAACGGCGGCAATTGGAAGCCTTGCGCGACACTCAGGAAGAGACCAGCGAACTGCTCGACCTGTCGCGCAAACTCACCGCCGCCACCGACCGTCAGGCCGTGGTCAGCGCTGCGGCCCAGCATCTCAACGGCTGGAGCGACCTGAAACTGTGCCTGCTCAATCGCGATGGCCAGAGCGGCTGGAAAGTCGAAACCGGTGGGCCGCTGGAGTTTTCCGAGGCCGAGCGCGCCGCCGCCGATTGGGCCTGGCAACACGATCAACCGGCAGGCGCGGGCACCGGCACTTTGCCGTTCGGGCGCTGGTGGTGGTGGCCGTTGTCGGTGGACGACGGTCCGCTGGCATTGCTCGGCGTGTGTGCCAAAGAAGGCCAGACCCTGAGCGGCCAGCGTCGGCGCTTGCTGACCGCGCTGAGCCAACCGTTGGCCCAGGCGTTGGCGCGGGCGCAACTGGCCGATGACCTTGAGGCCGCGCGTTTGCATGGCGAAACCGAGCAATTGCGCAGTGCGCTGCTGGCGTCGGTGTCCCACGATTTGCGCACGCCGTTGACCTCCATGCGCGGCAGCATCGACAGCCTGTTGGCGCTGGGCGAGGCGATTCCGCTTGCGGACCGTCGCGAACTGCTCGAAGGCACCCGCGATGAAGCCGAACGGCTGGATCGCTACATCCAAAACCTGCTGGACATGACCCGCCTCGGTCACGGCGCCCTGAAGCTGGCGCGGGACTGGGTATCGCCGGCCGACATCGTCGGCAGTGCGCTCAATCGTCTGCGCGCGGTGCTGGCGTCGTTGCAGGTCATTACCGAAGTGCCGGCCGAACTGCCGCTGCTCTATGTGCATGCCGCGTTGATCGAGCAAGCACTGGTCAATGTGCTGGAAAACGCCGCGCGTTTCTCACCGCCCCACGGGCGTCTTGAATTGCGTGCCGGGGCCACTGACAGTGAGCTGTTTTTTTCGGTGAGCGATGAGGGACCGGGGATTCCGGAGGAGGACCGGGCGAAGATTTTCGACATGTTCTACACCGCCGCTCGTGGCGATCGCGGTGGGCAGGGCACGGGGCTGGGGTTGGCGATCTGTCAGGGCATGGTCGGTGCCCATGGCGGGCGGATCAGCGTCGCCGACGGCATCGAAGGGCGCGGCACCTGTATCACGTTGCACTTGCCGTTGCAGACTCAGCCGGGATTGGACAGTGAAGCCTGA
- the kdpC gene encoding potassium-transporting ATPase subunit KdpC — protein sequence MSTLIRPALSLLVLMTLITGVAYPLVVTGVAQVAFPDQANGSLVRDADGKVRGSSLIAQDFVGDAWFHPRPSAGAFATVSSSASNLAPSNPALATRVIEEANKLQVAGQGPVPLAMLTTSGSGLDPHLPPAAIAYQLARVAAARNLPVSTLEQLLDAHIEQPLVGPPVVNVFELNLALEKL from the coding sequence ATGTCCACACTGATACGTCCGGCCCTGAGCCTGCTGGTGCTGATGACCCTGATCACCGGCGTTGCCTATCCCTTGGTGGTGACCGGCGTCGCCCAGGTCGCCTTCCCGGACCAGGCCAATGGCAGCCTGGTGCGCGACGCCGACGGCAAGGTCCGCGGCTCGTCGCTGATTGCCCAGGATTTCGTCGGTGACGCCTGGTTCCACCCACGGCCATCGGCCGGTGCCTTTGCCACCGTGTCGAGCAGCGCCAGCAACCTTGCGCCCAGCAATCCGGCGCTGGCCACTCGGGTGATCGAGGAGGCCAATAAGCTGCAGGTGGCCGGGCAGGGACCGGTGCCGTTGGCCATGCTGACCACCTCCGGCAGCGGCCTCGATCCGCACTTGCCACCGGCGGCGATTGCCTATCAACTGGCGCGTGTCGCGGCGGCGCGCAATCTGCCGGTGTCTACGCTTGAACAGCTGCTGGATGCGCACATCGAACAGCCGTTGGTGGGGCCGCCGGTGGTGAATGTGTTTGAGTTGAACCTGGCGCTGGAAAAGCTGTAA
- the kdpB gene encoding potassium-transporting ATPase subunit KdpB yields MNMPATKAAVVKAPEQPKTAISALWRPALVQAFVKLDPRQLQRAPVMLVVELTAILTTVLCFIPDSAVPTFVAAQIALWLWFTVLFANFAEALAEGRGKARADSLKAGSVGLSARRKSANGSFQVVPAVSLRKGDVVRVEAGEMIPGDGEVIEGIAAVNEAAITGESAPVIRESGGDRSAVTGNTRLVSDWLLVRITANPGESTLDRMIALVEGAKRQKTPNEVALDILLIGLTLIFLLVVVTLQPFAHFANGNLPLVFLVALLVTLIPTTIGGLLSAIGIAGMDRLVRLNVIAKSGRAVEAAGDVHVLLLDKTGTITFGNRRCSAVYAAPGVSAKELAEGALFASLADDTAEGKSIVDYLRGLHPQPEPSSDVLTAVPFSAETRLSGVDYQGRVYRKGAVDSLLNFVGLKRADLAPALSREIDKIAQSGGTPLLVCADGKLLGVIHLKDVVKPGIRERFAELRKLGIRTVMVTGDNPLTAAAIAAEAGVDDVLAEATPEKKLARIRHEQNDGRLVAMCGDGANDAPALAQADVGMAMNDGTQAAREAANMVDLDSDPTKLLDVVQIGKELLVTRGALTTFSIANDVAKYFAILPALFASIYPQLGVLNVMHLSSPQSAILSAIVFNALIIVVLIPLALRGVRVQAASAAALLRRNLLIYGLGGIVVPFVGIKAIDMLLTALHLV; encoded by the coding sequence ATGAATATGCCCGCAACTAAAGCCGCCGTCGTCAAGGCGCCGGAACAACCGAAAACCGCGATCTCGGCCCTTTGGCGCCCGGCGCTGGTGCAAGCCTTCGTCAAGCTCGACCCACGGCAATTGCAGCGTGCGCCAGTGATGCTGGTGGTGGAACTGACCGCCATCCTCACCACCGTGCTGTGCTTCATTCCCGACAGCGCCGTGCCGACCTTCGTCGCCGCGCAAATCGCCTTGTGGCTGTGGTTCACCGTGCTGTTCGCCAACTTCGCCGAAGCGCTGGCCGAAGGTCGCGGCAAGGCCCGCGCCGACAGCCTCAAGGCCGGCAGTGTAGGCTTGAGTGCCCGGCGCAAAAGCGCCAATGGCAGCTTTCAGGTAGTGCCCGCCGTCAGCCTGCGCAAGGGCGATGTGGTGCGTGTCGAAGCGGGGGAGATGATTCCCGGTGACGGCGAGGTGATCGAAGGCATCGCGGCGGTCAACGAAGCGGCGATTACCGGTGAATCGGCACCCGTGATTCGCGAGTCCGGCGGCGACCGTTCGGCGGTCACCGGCAACACTCGATTGGTGTCGGACTGGCTGCTGGTGCGCATCACCGCCAACCCCGGCGAGTCGACCCTCGACCGCATGATCGCGCTGGTCGAAGGCGCCAAACGCCAGAAAACCCCGAACGAAGTGGCGCTGGATATCCTGCTGATCGGCCTGACCCTGATCTTCCTGCTGGTGGTGGTGACCCTGCAACCGTTCGCCCACTTCGCCAACGGCAACCTGCCGCTGGTGTTCCTGGTCGCGTTATTGGTCACGCTGATTCCGACCACCATTGGTGGCTTGCTGTCGGCCATCGGTATCGCCGGGATGGACCGTCTGGTGCGCCTGAACGTGATCGCCAAATCCGGTCGCGCCGTGGAAGCTGCGGGGGACGTACACGTCCTGCTGCTGGACAAGACCGGCACCATCACCTTCGGCAACCGTCGCTGCAGCGCGGTTTATGCCGCACCAGGCGTCAGCGCCAAGGAACTGGCCGAAGGCGCGTTATTCGCCTCTCTGGCCGATGACACCGCTGAAGGCAAATCCATCGTCGACTACTTGCGCGGTCTGCACCCGCAACCTGAGCCGTCCTCCGATGTGCTGACCGCTGTGCCGTTCAGCGCTGAAACCCGCTTGTCCGGTGTCGACTATCAGGGCCGGGTCTATCGCAAGGGCGCGGTGGATTCGCTGCTGAACTTCGTCGGCCTGAAACGCGCTGATCTGGCTCCCGCCCTGTCCCGGGAAATCGACAAGATCGCCCAGAGCGGTGGCACGCCGTTGCTGGTGTGCGCCGACGGCAAATTGCTCGGTGTGATTCATCTGAAGGACGTGGTCAAACCCGGCATCCGCGAGCGTTTTGCCGAGCTGCGCAAACTGGGGATTCGCACGGTCATGGTCACCGGCGACAACCCGCTGACCGCCGCCGCGATTGCTGCCGAAGCCGGTGTGGATGACGTGCTGGCCGAAGCCACGCCGGAAAAGAAACTGGCGCGCATTCGTCACGAGCAGAACGACGGTCGCCTGGTCGCCATGTGCGGCGACGGCGCCAACGACGCCCCGGCCCTGGCCCAGGCGGACGTGGGCATGGCAATGAACGACGGCACGCAAGCCGCGCGGGAAGCGGCGAACATGGTTGACCTCGACAGCGACCCGACCAAGCTGTTGGACGTGGTGCAGATCGGCAAGGAATTGTTGGTGACCCGTGGTGCGCTGACCACCTTTTCCATCGCCAACGATGTGGCCAAGTACTTCGCGATCCTACCGGCGCTGTTCGCCTCGATCTACCCGCAATTGGGTGTGCTCAACGTCATGCACTTGAGCAGTCCGCAGAGCGCGATTCTGTCGGCGATCGTGTTCAACGCCCTGATCATTGTGGTGCTGATTCCACTGGCGCTGCGCGGTGTGCGGGTGCAGGCGGCGAGTGCGGCGGCGTTGTTGCGGCGCAATCTGCTGATCTACGGATTGGGCGGGATTGTGGTGCCGTTCGTGGGCATCAAGGCGATCGACATGTTGTTGACGGCGTTGCATCTGGTTTAG
- the kdpA gene encoding potassium-transporting ATPase subunit KdpA codes for MHSYDYWLILAFFAVVLIPAPFLGRFYYKVMEGQRTWLSPILAPVERGCYRVAGVDPQAEQSWQKYTLALLAFNLAGFLLLFAILLFQDHLPLNPQNLPGQEWTQAFNTAVSFMTNTNWQSYSGEATLSYLSQMVGLTVQNFVSAATGLAVLVALCRGIGRKSTKTLGNFWVDMTRATLYGLLPLCLLLALYLVWQGVPQTFAQYVNAVTMQGVDQVIPLGPAASQIAIKQLGTNGGGFFGVNSAHPFENPTAWSNLFEVASIILIPVALVFTFGHYVKDLRQSRAIIACMLALFLIGGATSLWAEYQPNPTLANVAVEQTAPLEGKEARFGTTATVLWSVTTTAASNGSVNAMHDSLNPLSGMVAMVNMMVGEVIFGGVGAGLYGMLLNVLIAVFLAGLMIGRTPEYLGKKLQAREVQLLVVTLLVMPVGVLVLGAIAASLPGPAAAVSNPGAHGFSQLLYAYTSASANNGSAFGGFGANTAFHNLMLGLGMLIGRFGYILPVLALAGSLAMKKTAPIGQNSFPTHGPLFVTLLTVTILLVGGLTFLPTLALGPIAEHLSLGF; via the coding sequence ATGCACAGTTATGACTATTGGCTGATCCTCGCTTTCTTCGCCGTGGTGCTGATTCCGGCACCGTTTCTGGGGCGCTTCTACTACAAGGTGATGGAAGGGCAGCGTACCTGGCTTTCGCCGATTCTCGCCCCGGTGGAGCGTGGCTGCTATCGGGTGGCCGGCGTCGATCCGCAGGCCGAACAGAGCTGGCAGAAATACACTCTGGCCTTGCTCGCCTTCAACCTCGCGGGCTTTTTACTGTTGTTCGCGATCCTGCTGTTTCAGGATCACTTGCCGCTGAACCCGCAAAACCTGCCGGGTCAGGAGTGGACGCAAGCGTTCAATACCGCCGTCAGCTTCATGACCAACACCAACTGGCAGTCCTACAGTGGCGAAGCGACCCTGAGCTACTTGAGCCAGATGGTCGGCCTCACCGTGCAGAACTTCGTCAGCGCCGCCACCGGCCTGGCGGTTCTGGTTGCACTGTGTCGCGGCATCGGTCGCAAGTCGACCAAGACCCTGGGCAACTTCTGGGTCGACATGACCCGCGCCACCCTCTACGGCCTGCTGCCATTGTGCTTGCTGCTGGCGCTGTATCTGGTGTGGCAGGGTGTGCCGCAAACCTTCGCGCAGTATGTGAATGCCGTGACGATGCAGGGCGTCGATCAGGTGATCCCGCTCGGCCCGGCCGCCAGCCAGATTGCGATCAAGCAACTGGGCACCAACGGTGGTGGCTTCTTCGGTGTCAACTCGGCGCATCCGTTCGAGAACCCGACGGCCTGGAGCAACCTGTTCGAAGTCGCCTCGATCATTCTGATCCCGGTGGCGCTGGTGTTCACCTTCGGCCATTACGTGAAAGACCTGCGTCAGAGCCGCGCGATCATCGCCTGCATGCTGGCGCTGTTTTTGATCGGCGGCGCGACGTCGCTGTGGGCTGAATACCAACCCAATCCGACCCTGGCCAACGTTGCCGTCGAACAGACCGCGCCGCTGGAAGGCAAGGAAGCGCGTTTCGGCACCACCGCCACCGTGCTGTGGTCGGTGACAACCACTGCGGCGTCCAACGGTTCGGTCAACGCCATGCACGACAGCCTCAACCCGCTGAGCGGCATGGTCGCGATGGTCAACATGATGGTTGGCGAAGTGATCTTCGGCGGCGTCGGCGCCGGGCTCTACGGCATGTTGCTCAACGTGTTGATCGCGGTGTTCCTTGCCGGGCTGATGATCGGCCGCACCCCGGAATACCTCGGCAAGAAACTGCAAGCCCGGGAAGTTCAGCTGCTGGTGGTGACCTTGCTGGTGATGCCGGTGGGCGTGCTGGTGCTGGGGGCGATTGCCGCCAGCCTGCCAGGCCCGGCCGCGGCGGTGAGTAACCCTGGTGCTCACGGTTTCAGTCAGTTGCTCTACGCCTACACCTCGGCCAGTGCCAACAACGGTTCTGCCTTCGGCGGCTTTGGTGCCAACACCGCGTTCCACAACCTGATGCTGGGGCTGGGCATGTTGATCGGGCGCTTCGGTTACATCCTTCCGGTGCTGGCCCTGGCCGGCAGCCTGGCGATGAAGAAAACCGCGCCGATCGGCCAGAACAGCTTCCCGACCCATGGCCCGCTGTTCGTGACCTTGCTGACCGTGACCATTTTGCTGGTGGGTGGTTTGACCTTCCTGCCGACGCTGGCGCTGGGTCCTATCGCTGAACACCTGAGCCTGGGCTTCTAA
- the kdpF gene encoding K(+)-transporting ATPase subunit F gives MSVLDGVSLLLAVGLFIYLLVALLRADRN, from the coding sequence ATGAGCGTTCTGGACGGAGTGTCACTGCTATTGGCAGTGGGGCTGTTCATTTATCTGTTGGTTGCGCTGTTGCGCGCGGACCGGAACTAG
- a CDS encoding DUF2897 family protein, with amino-acid sequence MPWYAWLILIVAIGSIVGGLMMLRDTANKVELTEEQRKRVAERNAEADAKDAQDR; translated from the coding sequence ATGCCCTGGTATGCCTGGTTGATTCTGATCGTTGCCATCGGCTCGATCGTTGGCGGTTTGATGATGCTGCGCGACACCGCCAACAAGGTCGAATTGACTGAAGAGCAACGCAAGCGCGTCGCCGAACGCAATGCCGAAGCGGATGCCAAGGATGCGCAGGACCGCTGA
- a CDS encoding DUF1989 domain-containing protein encodes MYKDYPAAYQVSKGSALQVDTAFYERIRDQKEGRTLIEQFEVPIRTGRAWNVPAGHVFRVTTPVGPQVGDFNVWNAHDPRERLWAARTRQLQGAHVSTHDRLWSNLPFLRPLVTITDDSLAGYGIDEHGGRLHDLLGTRCDPYVNKMLTGEDFHHHCHSNLTRAVLPHGLTEFDVHDVLNIFQCTGLNHDDMYFMKACPAQKGDYLEFFAEIDLLCALSTCPGGDLSLAMWGPDAQDPLSVCRPLGVEIYRLEDSLLEGWSQPERAAYKGQHGLHIAKADWEK; translated from the coding sequence ATGTACAAAGACTATCCGGCGGCCTATCAAGTCAGCAAAGGTTCGGCCTTGCAGGTGGATACAGCCTTCTACGAACGGATCCGCGACCAGAAAGAGGGGCGCACGCTGATCGAGCAGTTCGAGGTGCCGATCCGCACCGGTCGCGCCTGGAATGTGCCGGCGGGGCATGTGTTCAGGGTCACGACCCCGGTCGGCCCGCAAGTCGGGGATTTCAATGTGTGGAATGCCCACGACCCGCGCGAACGCTTGTGGGCTGCGCGGACCCGGCAGTTGCAGGGCGCGCATGTCAGCACCCATGACCGGCTCTGGTCGAACCTGCCCTTTTTACGACCGCTGGTGACCATTACCGACGACAGCCTAGCGGGTTACGGAATCGACGAACATGGCGGGCGTTTGCACGATTTGTTAGGCACCCGCTGCGATCCCTATGTGAACAAAATGCTCACGGGCGAGGATTTCCATCATCACTGCCACTCCAATCTGACTCGCGCAGTATTGCCCCATGGCCTGACCGAGTTTGACGTGCATGACGTGCTGAACATTTTCCAGTGCACCGGCCTGAACCACGACGACATGTATTTCATGAAAGCCTGTCCGGCGCAGAAAGGCGATTACCTGGAGTTCTTTGCCGAGATTGATCTTTTGTGTGCGCTATCGACCTGCCCGGGCGGCGATCTGTCGCTGGCCATGTGGGGGCCGGATGCGCAGGATCCGTTGAGCGTGTGTCGCCCGCTGGGAGTGGAGATTTACCGGTTGGAGGATTCGTTGCTTGAGGGCTGGAGTCAGCCGGAGCGTGCGGCTTATAAAGGACAGCACGGATTGCACATCGCCAAGGCCGATTGGGAAAAGTGA
- a CDS encoding GntR family transcriptional regulator: protein MSSGLSLADHITLELRADIIGGRLLPGMALVENDLVSAYNASRNTIREALHRLGQEGLTRYVRNKGVMVRRLGADDVRDLFKVRRTLELQAISTSQPLREYQSDRMLEALEATELAREREDWRAVGTHSLAFHQHIVGLLRSPLFDEFFTNVVAQLRLVFCTAPDESRFQAPWLARDRQIHELLADGDKRAAGDAMSLYLDDSEHLLLQMLAPSSHH from the coding sequence ATGAGCAGCGGACTGTCCCTGGCCGACCACATCACATTGGAGTTGCGCGCTGACATCATCGGCGGTCGTTTGCTGCCCGGCATGGCGCTGGTGGAAAACGATCTGGTGTCGGCTTACAACGCCTCGCGCAACACCATTCGCGAGGCGTTGCACCGTCTGGGGCAGGAAGGGCTGACCCGTTATGTCCGCAACAAGGGCGTGATGGTGCGCAGGTTGGGAGCCGATGATGTGCGTGATCTGTTCAAGGTCCGGCGCACCCTGGAACTGCAAGCCATCAGCACCAGCCAGCCATTGCGTGAGTATCAGTCCGACCGGATGCTCGAAGCCCTGGAGGCCACCGAGCTGGCCCGGGAGCGCGAGGACTGGCGCGCGGTCGGCACCCACAGCCTGGCCTTTCATCAACACATCGTCGGGTTGCTGCGCAGCCCGCTGTTCGATGAGTTCTTCACCAACGTTGTCGCGCAATTGCGTCTAGTGTTTTGCACCGCCCCCGATGAATCCCGTTTTCAGGCGCCCTGGCTGGCACGCGACCGGCAAATACATGAGTTGCTGGCCGACGGCGATAAACGCGCGGCCGGGGATGCCATGAGCCTTTATCTCGACGACTCCGAACACCTCCTGTTGCAGATGCTTGCCCCTTCTTCCCATCACTGA